One part of the Truepera radiovictrix DSM 17093 genome encodes these proteins:
- the ftsH gene encoding ATP-dependent zinc metalloprotease FtsH: MGKFPVRSVLIGAVVLGVVVFVASQNGSRGGGNVRDYSYFARQLESGAIDKVVVGDGVLEVSVRGGESYTTRISAPLSTEELSQLDAQVNTVEVAPRSQNWGGILITLLPIILIIAFMWYLMRGMRTGGDGAMQFGKSRARMITEENSQTLFKDVAGVEEAKNDLYEVVEFLKNPAKFHALGARIPHGVLMVGPPGSGKTHLAKAVAGEAKVPFFSISGSDFVEMFVGVGAARVRDLFESAKKNAPCIVFIDEIDAVGRRRGMNINGGNDEREQTLNALLVEMDGFESKHDIIIIAATNRPDVLDPALLRPGRFDRQVVVDAPDVKGREAILQIHARGKPLSQKVDLRTVAKRTPGFVGADLENLLNEAALVAARAGRKEILPADIDEAADRVVMGPERRSRVISPKEKKITAYHEGGHALAAFLLPHADPVHKITIVPRGRAGGYVMRVAEEDRMYMSRDMLLDTIGVALAGRAAEELIFNDITTGAQNDFQQATNIARRMVTSWGMSDALGRVALSSGTDSYLGEVEGIRTYSEETARLIDNEVKAIIDEQYRRVVTLLQAHRDDLETIVRVLLERETLHADEFAALMRGEKLPEHEPYVAPNPPAATTPPAKPDKPSKGPLLPPGMMPKPG; the protein is encoded by the coding sequence ATGGGGAAATTTCCGGTTCGGAGCGTACTCATCGGGGCAGTCGTGCTTGGCGTGGTGGTGTTTGTAGCGTCACAGAACGGGTCACGCGGGGGTGGGAACGTTAGGGACTACTCGTACTTCGCTCGGCAGCTCGAAAGCGGAGCGATCGACAAGGTCGTGGTCGGCGACGGCGTGCTCGAGGTCAGCGTGCGGGGCGGGGAGTCGTACACCACCCGCATCAGCGCCCCCCTGTCGACCGAGGAGCTTAGTCAGCTCGACGCGCAGGTCAACACCGTCGAGGTCGCGCCGCGAAGCCAGAACTGGGGGGGTATCCTCATCACGCTCCTCCCCATCATCCTCATCATCGCCTTTATGTGGTACCTCATGCGCGGGATGCGCACGGGCGGCGACGGCGCCATGCAGTTCGGCAAATCGCGCGCCCGCATGATCACCGAGGAAAACTCGCAGACGCTCTTTAAAGACGTCGCCGGGGTCGAGGAGGCGAAAAACGACCTCTACGAGGTCGTCGAGTTTCTAAAAAACCCGGCCAAGTTCCACGCGCTCGGCGCCCGCATCCCGCACGGCGTGCTTATGGTGGGGCCGCCGGGCTCGGGCAAGACGCACCTCGCCAAAGCCGTCGCCGGCGAGGCCAAGGTCCCCTTTTTCAGCATCTCCGGCTCCGACTTCGTCGAGATGTTCGTCGGGGTCGGCGCGGCGCGCGTCCGCGACCTTTTCGAGAGCGCCAAAAAGAACGCCCCTTGCATCGTCTTTATCGACGAGATCGACGCCGTAGGAAGGCGGCGCGGGATGAACATCAACGGCGGCAACGACGAGCGGGAGCAGACGCTAAACGCGCTTTTAGTCGAGATGGACGGCTTCGAGTCCAAGCACGACATCATCATTATCGCCGCGACCAACCGCCCCGACGTGCTCGACCCCGCGCTCTTGCGCCCCGGCCGCTTCGACCGCCAGGTCGTCGTCGACGCCCCCGACGTCAAGGGGCGTGAGGCGATCTTGCAGATTCACGCGCGCGGCAAACCCCTCAGCCAGAAGGTCGATCTGCGCACGGTCGCCAAACGCACGCCGGGCTTCGTCGGGGCTGACCTCGAGAACCTGCTCAACGAAGCGGCCCTCGTCGCGGCGCGCGCGGGCCGCAAAGAGATCCTCCCCGCCGACATCGACGAGGCCGCCGACCGCGTGGTGATGGGGCCAGAGCGCCGCAGCCGCGTCATCAGCCCCAAGGAGAAGAAGATCACCGCGTACCACGAAGGCGGTCACGCGCTGGCGGCCTTTTTGCTCCCCCACGCCGACCCCGTTCACAAGATCACCATCGTGCCGCGCGGCCGCGCGGGCGGCTACGTTATGCGGGTTGCCGAAGAGGACCGCATGTACATGTCGCGCGACATGCTCCTAGACACCATCGGGGTCGCGCTCGCGGGCCGCGCGGCCGAGGAACTTATCTTCAACGACATCACCACGGGCGCCCAAAACGACTTTCAGCAGGCCACCAACATCGCGAGGCGCATGGTGACGAGTTGGGGGATGAGCGACGCGTTGGGACGCGTCGCGCTTTCAAGCGGCACCGACTCGTACTTGGGTGAAGTCGAGGGGATCAGGACCTATAGCGAGGAGACGGCGCGGCTCATCGACAACGAGGTCAAGGCGATCATCGACGAGCAGTACCGCCGCGTCGTGACGCTTTTGCAGGCACACCGCGACGACCTCGAGACCATCGTCCGGGTGCTTTTGGAGCGCGAAACGCTCCACGCCGACGAGTTCGCCGCGCTCATGCGGGGGGAAAAACTCCCCGAGCACGAACCGTACGTCGCGCCCAACCCACCCGCCGCAACTACTCCACCCGCCAAACCGGACAAACCCTCCAAAGGCCCTTTGTTACCGCCGGGGATGATGCCGAAACCGGGTTAG
- the dnaB gene encoding replicative DNA helicase, producing MESRMPPQNLEAEQSVLGSILLDNEVFAQLEGMLSAEHFYKESHRKIWRACERLFRRNEPVDLVTLTEELRQTGELEAVGSVPYLIGLADSVPTAAYAESYARIVAEKATLRELIAASGAIMQSAYDQAMPLEQILDKAEANIFELSSNKRTHAFQGMPSLVSDSFAQINELFNNPDPISGLRTGFRELDMMTAGLQPSSLNVLAARPSMGKTAFALTIGQNVALKEGKTVGIFSLEMSAVQLVMRMLCSEARVDMSRVRTGQLSDRDFQRLADTAGRMSEAKIFIDDAADMTVMELRSRTRRLMAEHGLGLVIIDYLQLMQGSGSRGGAENRQQEISSISRGLKALARELDIPVLVLSQLSRAVESRPNKRPMLSDLRESGAIEQDADLVMFIYRDEYYDPHSEKQGIAEIILGKQRNGPVGTIELQFHNAHVRFNDLAKQQ from the coding sequence ATCGAGAGCCGCATGCCGCCGCAGAACCTTGAGGCCGAGCAGAGCGTCTTGGGAAGCATCCTCCTAGACAACGAGGTCTTCGCGCAGCTCGAGGGGATGCTCAGCGCCGAGCACTTCTACAAGGAGAGCCACCGCAAGATCTGGCGCGCCTGCGAACGGCTCTTTCGGCGCAACGAACCCGTCGACCTCGTGACGCTCACCGAGGAGCTGCGGCAAACGGGTGAACTTGAAGCGGTTGGCAGCGTGCCCTACCTCATCGGCCTCGCCGACAGCGTGCCGACCGCGGCCTACGCCGAGTCGTACGCCCGCATCGTGGCGGAGAAGGCGACCCTGCGCGAGCTGATCGCCGCCTCGGGCGCCATCATGCAGAGCGCCTACGACCAGGCGATGCCCCTCGAGCAGATCCTCGACAAGGCCGAGGCGAACATCTTCGAGCTCTCGTCGAACAAACGCACCCACGCCTTTCAGGGGATGCCCTCGCTCGTCTCCGACTCGTTTGCGCAGATTAACGAGCTCTTTAACAACCCCGACCCCATCTCGGGTTTGCGGACGGGCTTTCGCGAGCTCGACATGATGACCGCCGGGTTGCAACCGTCGTCTCTTAACGTGTTGGCCGCGCGCCCCTCGATGGGGAAAACCGCTTTCGCGCTCACCATCGGCCAAAACGTCGCGCTCAAAGAGGGCAAAACGGTCGGTATCTTCTCCCTCGAGATGTCGGCCGTGCAGCTCGTTATGCGGATGCTCTGCAGCGAAGCCCGCGTCGACATGAGCCGCGTGCGCACGGGGCAGCTCTCGGACCGCGACTTTCAGCGCCTCGCCGACACGGCCGGGCGGATGTCGGAAGCCAAGATCTTTATCGACGACGCCGCCGACATGACCGTCATGGAGCTCCGGAGCCGTACCCGGCGGCTCATGGCCGAGCACGGTTTGGGGCTCGTGATCATCGACTATCTGCAGCTCATGCAGGGGAGCGGTTCGCGCGGCGGCGCCGAGAACCGGCAGCAGGAGATCTCCTCGATCTCGCGCGGCCTCAAAGCCTTGGCGCGCGAGCTCGACATCCCCGTGCTCGTCTTGTCGCAGCTCTCCAGGGCGGTCGAGTCGCGCCCCAACAAACGCCCCATGCTCTCGGACCTGCGCGAATCGGGCGCCATCGAGCAGGACGCCGACCTGGTGATGTTCATCTACCGCGACGAGTACTACGACCCGCACTCCGAAAAGCAGGGGATCGCCGAGATCATCTTGGGCAAACAGCGTAACGGCCCGGTTGGCACCATCGAGCTGCAGTTTCACAACGCCCACGTGCGCTTTAACGACCTGGCAAAACAGCAGTAG
- a CDS encoding glycerol-3-phosphate acyltransferase translates to MDALAVFTAALALLGGFVIGSLPLGGRVVALLSGQSPAETSAHNLGVENLLRFVGVPAAVVSFLLDALKGLLALALFGGSPWAAFGVYAGHLYPLPRWRGELPRGRGNGVLLGLLAGLWAVVGVPFWLTALPVAVYAALLALSGFVALATTGGLVVLPLLALGVAEGARNAVLAALLLVVLFGLWRHKVSLVRIVDRTEPRIWEPPPVRGVDPGVVYAAFMIHPLTLEDLWQAPSLRPFGALARRGLLPEALIRLSVRWLRPQKRGEISGIRLSDGRELRVMLIGGPMLPDQIRRYPDEAVRMAIQGARLAFELGAEAFGLGAFWSTVGNKGQAVQEAVPQLHITNGGAYTAGTVRAAVPGILEGFRASGRDLKRATAAVVGANGVVAFGVARTVAPHVARLILIGRDEARLTRSARTLRRKFPQTQFEVSTDVARCRAAALVFSATSDPNPVIRPEHVAPGTWLFDLGRPADVDESVRALPGVRLIPGGVVRPPGRMRSSLDLHFGDGLVPACLAETMIMTASRAFGRKSLGERTREADITFYVEEGARLGFEVVTEDVTQPARTAAARDERALEAV, encoded by the coding sequence ATGGACGCTCTAGCTGTTTTCACCGCCGCGCTCGCGCTGCTGGGCGGCTTTGTGATCGGCTCGCTGCCGCTCGGCGGGCGCGTCGTCGCGCTTCTAAGCGGTCAAAGTCCGGCGGAGACGAGCGCACACAACCTGGGCGTGGAGAACCTGCTGCGCTTCGTCGGGGTGCCTGCGGCAGTCGTCTCGTTTTTGTTGGACGCGCTTAAAGGTCTTCTGGCGCTCGCCCTCTTTGGTGGTAGCCCCTGGGCGGCGTTCGGTGTCTACGCCGGGCACCTCTACCCGCTACCGCGTTGGCGCGGGGAGCTGCCCCGTGGACGCGGGAACGGGGTGCTGCTAGGTCTCTTGGCGGGGTTGTGGGCCGTCGTGGGAGTTCCTTTTTGGTTGACGGCGCTACCGGTCGCGGTCTACGCGGCGCTCCTGGCCCTTTCGGGGTTCGTCGCCCTGGCGACGACAGGCGGGCTCGTGGTGCTGCCGCTGCTCGCGTTGGGGGTAGCGGAGGGGGCGCGTAACGCGGTGCTAGCGGCGCTGCTTCTGGTCGTGCTGTTTGGGTTGTGGCGCCACAAGGTCAGCTTGGTGCGTATCGTGGACCGGACCGAGCCGCGCATCTGGGAGCCGCCGCCCGTGCGTGGTGTCGACCCCGGGGTGGTCTACGCCGCCTTTATGATCCACCCGCTCACCCTGGAGGACCTCTGGCAGGCGCCCAGCCTCCGGCCGTTCGGCGCCCTCGCGCGCCGCGGCCTCCTGCCGGAAGCGCTCATCCGTCTCTCGGTGCGTTGGCTGCGTCCGCAAAAGCGCGGCGAGATCAGCGGGATCCGGCTCTCGGACGGGCGCGAGCTGCGCGTGATGCTGATCGGCGGTCCCATGCTCCCCGACCAGATCCGCCGCTACCCGGATGAAGCGGTGCGGATGGCGATCCAGGGGGCGCGGCTGGCGTTCGAGTTGGGCGCTGAAGCCTTCGGGTTGGGCGCTTTCTGGTCGACGGTCGGCAACAAGGGACAGGCGGTGCAGGAGGCGGTGCCGCAGCTGCACATCACCAACGGCGGCGCCTACACCGCCGGCACGGTGCGCGCGGCGGTGCCGGGGATTTTAGAAGGCTTTCGCGCCTCCGGGCGCGACCTTAAGCGGGCGACGGCGGCCGTCGTCGGGGCCAACGGCGTCGTCGCTTTTGGCGTCGCGCGCACCGTGGCGCCGCACGTGGCGCGGCTTATCCTCATAGGCCGCGACGAGGCACGCCTGACGCGCAGCGCCCGCACCCTGAGGCGCAAGTTTCCGCAGACGCAGTTCGAGGTGAGCACCGACGTCGCGCGCTGCCGCGCGGCCGCGCTCGTCTTTTCGGCGACCTCCGACCCCAACCCCGTTATCCGCCCTGAGCACGTCGCACCGGGGACCTGGCTCTTTGACCTCGGGCGCCCCGCCGACGTCGACGAAAGCGTGCGGGCGCTCCCGGGGGTGCGCCTCATCCCGGGCGGCGTGGTCCGCCCACCCGGGCGGATGCGCAGCTCGCTCGACCTGCACTTCGGCGACGGCCTCGTACCCGCTTGCTTGGCCGAAACGATGATCATGACCGCGAGCCGCGCCTTCGGGCGCAAGTCGCTCGGGGAGCGCACGCGCGAGGCCGACATCACCTTCTACGTCGAGGAGGGGGCGCGTCTCGGCTTCGAGGTCGTCACCGAGGACGTGACGCAACCTGCCCGCACCGCCGCAGCGCGTGACGAGCGCGCTTTGGAGGCCGTATGA
- a CDS encoding 50S ribosomal protein L11 methyltransferase, whose amino-acid sequence MTSRMTLAFRVRGTLEDPHLAPLWEAGCTGMLEDGGEVVAFFSEPPPGELLTRFPPGGRWERVDDTDWVARYHETLAPVVVGRLVVAPTHREVTLRAPQRALWLDPGMAFGTGHHETTYLALAALERLELRGRRVLDVGAGSGILAIAADLLGAAEAEGLDIDPDTVGVAEANAALNASRARFSAGELSARTRPAHVIVANLYAELHAELAPLYARLLKPGGYLLATGILASRGAVAQGALERVFGSVEVEARGEWLLLRARAP is encoded by the coding sequence ATGACGAGCCGTATGACGCTCGCCTTTCGCGTCCGGGGAACGCTCGAGGACCCCCACCTCGCCCCCCTCTGGGAGGCCGGCTGCACCGGCATGCTCGAGGACGGCGGTGAGGTCGTCGCCTTTTTCAGCGAGCCCCCCCCAGGGGAGCTCCTCACCCGCTTCCCCCCCGGTGGGCGCTGGGAGCGTGTCGACGACACCGACTGGGTCGCCCGCTACCACGAGACCTTGGCGCCCGTTGTCGTGGGGCGGCTCGTGGTCGCGCCGACGCACCGCGAGGTGACGCTCCGCGCGCCCCAGCGCGCGCTCTGGCTCGACCCGGGGATGGCGTTCGGCACCGGCCACCACGAGACGACCTACCTGGCGCTCGCGGCGCTCGAGCGCCTCGAGCTGCGCGGGCGCCGCGTGCTCGACGTGGGGGCGGGTTCGGGCATCTTGGCCATCGCCGCCGACCTGTTGGGCGCGGCGGAGGCCGAGGGGCTCGACATCGACCCCGACACGGTGGGGGTCGCCGAGGCCAACGCGGCCCTAAACGCTTCGCGGGCGCGCTTCTCGGCGGGGGAGCTGAGCGCGCGGACGAGACCGGCGCACGTCATCGTCGCCAACCTCTACGCCGAGCTGCACGCCGAGCTCGCGCCGCTCTACGCGCGCCTCCTGAAGCCCGGCGGTTACCTCCTGGCGACGGGTATCTTGGCCTCGCGTGGCGCGGTGGCGCAAGGGGCGCTGGAGCGGGTTTTCGGGTCCGTCGAGGTAGAGGCGCGCGGCGAGTGGCTGCTGCTGCGCGCCCGCGCCCCATGA
- a CDS encoding 16S rRNA (uracil(1498)-N(3))-methyltransferase: MRVHRVFVPHLAAGERVLTGREAQHLAQVLRVRPGARVRAFDGAGLEADGTVREVTGLRVTLELGAPYAREVEAALRVTLAVALLKGDKLAEVVRRATELGAVGFRPFVSRRCDVRELSANKLARLRRVAQEAAKQSGRSVVPPVAEAAPLAHLSLPAPTLVAHPSAPRTLGETLAALTPPPTALTVLTGPEGGLTEDELAALTERGAHPIRLGARILRAETAPVALTAALLIPEGL, encoded by the coding sequence GTGAGGGTGCACCGGGTGTTCGTCCCCCACCTCGCTGCGGGGGAGCGCGTCCTGACGGGCCGTGAGGCGCAGCACCTCGCGCAGGTGCTGCGGGTGCGCCCAGGGGCGCGCGTGCGCGCCTTTGACGGGGCGGGGCTCGAGGCCGACGGGACGGTGCGGGAGGTTACGGGGCTGCGCGTAACGCTCGAGCTCGGCGCGCCCTACGCCCGCGAGGTCGAGGCGGCGCTGCGCGTGACGCTAGCGGTAGCGCTCCTCAAGGGCGACAAGCTCGCCGAGGTGGTGCGGCGCGCGACCGAGTTGGGGGCCGTGGGCTTTCGCCCCTTTGTGAGCCGCCGCTGCGACGTGCGCGAGCTCTCGGCAAACAAACTCGCGCGACTGCGCCGCGTCGCGCAGGAGGCCGCCAAGCAGTCGGGGCGGAGCGTGGTGCCACCCGTGGCGGAAGCCGCTCCCCTGGCTCACCTCAGCCTGCCGGCGCCCACCCTCGTCGCGCACCCGAGCGCCCCCCGAACCCTCGGCGAGACGCTCGCCGCACTCACCCCCCCGCCCACCGCGCTCACCGTCCTCACCGGCCCCGAGGGGGGGTTGACCGAAGACGAACTCGCCGCGCTCACTGAGCGCGGCGCGCACCCCATCCGCCTGGGCGCGCGCATCCTCCGCGCCGAGACCGCCCCCGTGGCCCTCACCGCGGCCCTTCTCATCCCCGAGGGGTTATAA
- the secD gene encoding protein translocase subunit SecD, with the protein MTQRSFTGILVLGALLAAVLYLWQPWNTTGLPPLRLGLDLQGGLRVVLQSTTPNPAPEDLQAARRVIENRVNEFGVAEPLVQTAGGDRIIVELPGLSADEQDRAQDLIGQQAVLEFRLVRPQSVGMPVEAMTEADLEPPAFTGEILSGAQTGYDELGRPVVNFQVRGADAQAFGQFTGANVGRSMAIVLDGNVVSAPTINQRIDASGQISGRFTLEEASDLALVLRSGSLPIALQVQEIRAIGPTLGADSVAAGTRAGLIGAVAVVVTVLLFYGPLFGSVLTVGVLFALVLIFGMLAGLGAALTLPGLAGLVLTIGAAVDGNVISFERIKEELRAGKSLRLAMRSGFANSLSAIIDANVTTLIAAAALYQYTTGPVRGFAITLAIGIVAAVFVNTVVVPFLLDVLTLRFRRPRLPRGFYVTGIDFLKRAPLVTTLSGVLAAGALLAVLTVGLNPSTDFTGGTSALLRTAEGTTVEEVRAAISEVAADIPGVDGSTATVQAVQDGTLDGGAEQAAGQLYSVRIGLGQGEGDGATAFASDLAAALEAELLQADVVGPAVGADLRQGAILAVLLAFGLILVYVGFRFWPNWIVAVASVIASAHDVVIVMGFLALTGAEFSIPVLAALLFVVGYSLNDSIIIADRIRENLRKGRGMSYREIVNASVNQTLSRTVLTSGTTLLPVLALLFFGGSVLRDFSLTLLVGIAFGTYSSIFILAPMVVWFKNRQRASKPKPSVRVRPAQR; encoded by the coding sequence ATGACACAACGCTCGTTTACGGGCATCTTGGTGCTCGGCGCCCTTTTGGCGGCCGTGCTCTACCTCTGGCAACCGTGGAACACCACGGGCCTCCCCCCGTTGCGGCTCGGCCTCGACCTGCAGGGGGGGTTGCGCGTGGTCTTGCAGTCCACCACCCCCAACCCCGCCCCCGAAGACCTTCAGGCCGCGCGGCGGGTGATCGAAAACCGCGTCAACGAGTTTGGCGTCGCCGAACCCCTGGTGCAGACCGCCGGGGGCGACCGCATCATCGTCGAGCTCCCCGGTCTATCGGCCGACGAACAAGACCGCGCGCAAGACCTCATCGGTCAGCAGGCGGTGTTGGAGTTCCGTTTGGTCAGACCGCAGTCGGTCGGGATGCCGGTCGAGGCGATGACCGAAGCGGACCTTGAACCCCCCGCCTTTACGGGTGAGATCTTGAGCGGCGCCCAGACGGGCTACGACGAGCTCGGGCGCCCCGTGGTCAACTTTCAGGTCCGCGGCGCCGACGCGCAGGCTTTCGGCCAGTTTACCGGCGCCAACGTCGGCCGCAGCATGGCGATCGTCTTAGACGGCAACGTGGTAAGCGCCCCGACCATCAACCAGCGCATCGACGCGAGCGGGCAGATCTCCGGGCGCTTTACGCTCGAGGAGGCCTCCGACCTCGCCTTGGTGCTGCGCTCGGGCAGCCTGCCCATCGCCTTGCAGGTGCAAGAAATCCGCGCCATCGGGCCGACCTTGGGCGCCGACTCGGTCGCCGCCGGTACCCGCGCGGGGCTCATCGGCGCGGTCGCGGTCGTCGTCACCGTGCTGCTCTTTTACGGCCCGCTCTTCGGCAGCGTGCTCACCGTCGGCGTGCTCTTCGCCCTCGTGCTCATCTTCGGGATGCTGGCGGGCCTCGGCGCTGCCCTCACGCTCCCTGGCCTCGCCGGGTTGGTGCTCACCATCGGCGCCGCCGTCGACGGCAACGTCATCTCGTTTGAGCGCATCAAAGAGGAGCTGCGCGCCGGCAAGAGCCTGCGGCTCGCGATGCGGAGTGGCTTTGCCAACTCGCTCTCGGCCATTATCGACGCCAACGTCACCACGCTAATCGCCGCCGCAGCGCTCTACCAGTACACCACCGGTCCGGTGCGCGGCTTCGCCATCACCCTCGCGATTGGGATCGTCGCGGCGGTGTTCGTCAACACGGTCGTCGTGCCCTTTTTGCTCGACGTCTTGACCCTGCGGTTTAGGCGGCCACGGCTCCCCAGGGGCTTTTACGTCACCGGCATCGACTTTTTAAAGCGCGCCCCCCTCGTGACCACCCTCTCGGGGGTGCTGGCCGCCGGGGCGCTCCTAGCCGTGCTGACGGTCGGCCTCAACCCCTCGACCGACTTTACGGGCGGCACCAGCGCGCTGCTGCGCACGGCTGAAGGCACCACCGTCGAGGAGGTGCGCGCCGCCATCAGCGAGGTCGCCGCCGACATCCCCGGCGTCGACGGCAGCACGGCGACCGTGCAGGCGGTGCAAGACGGCACCCTCGACGGCGGAGCCGAGCAGGCCGCGGGCCAGCTCTACTCGGTGCGTATCGGTCTCGGCCAGGGTGAGGGCGACGGGGCTACGGCCTTTGCCAGCGACCTCGCCGCCGCCTTAGAGGCCGAGCTGCTCCAAGCCGACGTCGTCGGCCCCGCCGTCGGCGCCGACTTGCGCCAAGGGGCGATTCTCGCCGTGCTCTTAGCGTTCGGCCTCATCTTGGTGTACGTCGGCTTCCGCTTCTGGCCCAACTGGATCGTCGCGGTCGCTTCGGTGATCGCCTCGGCGCACGACGTGGTCATCGTCATGGGCTTTTTGGCGCTCACCGGCGCCGAATTCAGCATCCCGGTCTTGGCCGCGCTGCTCTTCGTCGTCGGGTACTCGTTAAACGACTCCATCATCATCGCCGACCGCATCCGTGAAAACTTGCGTAAGGGACGCGGGATGAGCTACCGCGAGATCGTCAACGCCTCTGTCAACCAGACGCTCTCGCGCACCGTGCTGACCTCCGGCACGACGCTCCTGCCGGTCCTCGCGCTGCTCTTTTTCGGCGGCAGCGTGCTCCGCGACTTTAGCCTGACGCTTCTGGTCGGCATCGCGTTCGGCACCTACTCGTCGATCTTTATCCTCGCCCCGATGGTGGTGTGGTTTAAAAACCGCCAGCGCGCCTCCAAACCCAAACCGAGCGTGCGCGTGCGTCCCGCCCAGCGCTAA
- the infB gene encoding translation initiation factor IF-2, producing the protein MSEKVRIYQLAKELGIDTKDLLAHLDSLGVEYKSHSSTLEEDVAETIRQLVSEERGEVAAAPQPQAAATAPAPAEAQPAAPHRAPVVTVMGHVDHGKTSLLDFIRKTRVADKEAGGITQHIGAYRVETPNGPITFLDTPGHEAFTTIRQRGASATDIAVIVIAADDSIMPQTREAIAHARAAGVPIIIAINKTDLPQANVDKVKQDLMRLELVPEDYGGDTITVPISAKTGAGVDQLLEMISLVAELEDLRAPVDGPAEGVIIESVLDKRAGVLATVLVQKGTLRVADYLVSGEVWAKVRRMTDENGQTVAEAGPSVPVQILGFSEQPVAGDKIVSAPDEATAKAIVAERRAAREEAEREGIGKKGVTLADLFGKPKAVKINLILRADTQGSLEAIKGVIAREAEQVEEVDVEVMLDAVGAPTESDLLLASTAGATVMSFGVTAPGSVKKAAERQGITLKSYRIIYDLIEDVQRLIKGQIEPEFEEQVIGHAEVRQVIHVPRSGNIAGSYVTDGVIRRGAKARLIRGGREVYKGSVAQLRRFKDDVREVATGFECGINLQNYDNVQEGDIIEAYEMVEVPV; encoded by the coding sequence ATGTCTGAAAAAGTCCGCATCTACCAACTCGCCAAAGAGCTCGGCATCGACACCAAAGATCTCCTCGCGCACCTCGACAGCTTGGGCGTCGAGTACAAGTCGCACTCGTCGACGCTCGAGGAGGACGTCGCCGAGACCATCCGGCAGCTCGTGAGCGAAGAGCGCGGCGAAGTCGCCGCTGCGCCGCAGCCACAGGCGGCCGCGACCGCACCGGCGCCCGCCGAAGCGCAACCCGCCGCCCCGCACCGCGCCCCCGTGGTCACGGTTATGGGTCACGTCGACCACGGCAAAACGAGCCTGCTCGACTTTATCCGCAAAACCCGCGTCGCCGACAAAGAGGCGGGCGGCATCACGCAGCACATCGGGGCGTACCGCGTCGAGACGCCGAACGGACCGATCACCTTTTTGGACACGCCGGGTCACGAGGCGTTTACCACCATCCGGCAGCGGGGGGCTTCGGCGACCGACATCGCGGTGATCGTCATCGCCGCCGACGACTCGATCATGCCGCAGACCCGCGAGGCCATCGCGCACGCCAGGGCCGCCGGGGTGCCCATCATCATCGCTATTAACAAGACCGACCTGCCGCAAGCCAACGTGGACAAGGTCAAGCAGGACCTCATGCGCTTAGAGCTCGTCCCCGAGGATTACGGCGGCGACACCATCACCGTGCCGATCAGCGCCAAGACGGGCGCGGGGGTCGACCAGCTCTTGGAGATGATCTCGCTCGTGGCCGAGCTCGAGGACCTGCGCGCCCCCGTCGACGGCCCCGCCGAAGGGGTCATCATCGAGTCGGTCTTGGACAAGCGCGCCGGCGTCCTAGCGACCGTGTTGGTGCAAAAGGGCACCCTGCGCGTCGCCGACTACCTCGTCTCAGGTGAGGTGTGGGCGAAGGTGCGCCGCATGACCGACGAAAACGGCCAAACCGTCGCCGAAGCGGGGCCGTCGGTGCCGGTGCAGATCCTAGGCTTTAGCGAGCAGCCCGTCGCGGGCGACAAGATCGTGAGCGCCCCCGACGAGGCGACCGCCAAAGCGATCGTGGCTGAGCGCCGCGCCGCGCGTGAAGAGGCCGAGCGCGAGGGCATCGGTAAAAAGGGCGTTACCTTGGCCGACCTTTTCGGCAAACCCAAAGCGGTCAAGATCAACCTCATCCTGCGCGCCGACACCCAGGGCTCTTTGGAGGCGATCAAGGGGGTGATCGCCCGCGAGGCCGAACAGGTCGAAGAGGTCGACGTCGAGGTGATGCTCGACGCGGTCGGCGCACCGACCGAGTCCGACCTGCTGCTCGCCTCGACCGCCGGCGCCACCGTGATGAGTTTTGGCGTCACCGCGCCGGGGAGCGTCAAAAAGGCCGCCGAACGGCAGGGGATCACGCTCAAAAGCTACCGCATCATCTACGACCTCATCGAGGACGTGCAGCGCCTAATTAAGGGCCAGATCGAACCCGAATTCGAGGAGCAGGTCATCGGTCACGCCGAGGTGCGGCAGGTCATCCACGTGCCTAGAAGCGGCAATATCGCCGGCTCCTACGTCACCGACGGGGTGATCCGGCGCGGCGCCAAGGCGCGCCTCATCCGGGGCGGCCGCGAGGTCTACAAGGGCTCGGTGGCGCAGCTGCGGCGCTTTAAGGACGACGTGCGCGAGGTTGCCACGGGCTTCGAGTGCGGGATCAACCTGCAAAACTACGACAACGTGCAAGAGGGCGACATCATCGAGGCGTACGAGATGGTCGAGGTGCCGGTCTAA
- a CDS encoding DUF448 domain-containing protein, which produces MAARARHVPLRRCTSCRRSRPQAELLRFYQRDGVWHLDAARRAGGRGSWLCADTPSCWELKKLRRTFRSQAEAVRALVQAAVSDPHGAQTEAPHTDNTHDPEGNRPSPQSL; this is translated from the coding sequence GTGGCCGCGAGAGCGCGTCACGTGCCGCTGCGCCGCTGCACCTCGTGCCGCCGCTCGAGGCCACAGGCCGAGCTGCTGCGCTTTTACCAGCGCGACGGCGTGTGGCACCTCGACGCGGCGCGGCGCGCGGGGGGGCGCGGGAGCTGGCTCTGCGCCGACACGCCGAGCTGCTGGGAGCTCAAAAAGCTGCGGCGCACCTTTCGCAGCCAGGCCGAAGCGGTGCGCGCGCTGGTGCAGGCCGCCGTCAGCGACCCCCACGGCGCCCAAACCGAAGCGCCGCACACCGACAACACCCACGACCCCGAGGGCAACCGACCCTCGCCCCAAAGCCTATGA